In the Hemitrygon akajei chromosome 7, sHemAka1.3, whole genome shotgun sequence genome, one interval contains:
- the LOC140731146 gene encoding uncharacterized protein, giving the protein MIFLTMCVYSVKQRKAGRREVERCMLPHSRRQSQGEGCLEINTHDNRACVGDSAEAATEQSHGERESTSPPSQNQPAVKAITVRAEFALVSQSEHLLPISGRSDVAIPCRSPPEGEPQDSEIAVPGGSRPTCGGGTAERLPSWVQSALVQGRPLTAVMTVDPSNSPYRKTEVPARSKSIPWYVGKRVEQPIRMSGLPLDSGTVESSHFDLRPLVYPGVPQGHTEPTPGDWPSTGLDKVQSSK; this is encoded by the exons ATGATCTTTCTTACGATGTGTGTTTACTCTGTCAAGCAGAGGAAGGCTGGGCGCAGGGAGGTGGAGAGATGCA TGCTGCCACACTCCAGGAGGCAGAGCCAAGGGGAGGGATGTCTGGAGATCAACACGCACGACAACAG GGCCTGTGTTGGGGACAGTGCAGAGGCTGCAACGGAGCAGAGCCATGGTGAGAGGGAGTCAACATCACCTCCCTCCCAGAACCAGCCGGCTGTAAAAGCCATCACCGTGAGAGCGGAGTTTGCCCTGGTCAGTCAGAGCGAGCACCTTTTGCCCATCAGTGGAAGGAGCGACGTTGCGATCCCGTGCAGGAGCCCCCCTGAGGGAGAGCCACAG GATTCGGAGATCGCTGTTCCAGGAGGCAGCAGGCCTACGTGTGGTGGAGGCACTGCTGAGCGGCTGCCCAGCTGGGTGCAGAGTGCATTGGTCCAGGGAAGGCCGTTGACTGCCGTGATGACGGTGGATCCCAGTAACAGTCCTTACAGGAAGACAGAGGTGCCCGCCCGGTCAAAGTCTATTCCTTGGTACGTGGGGAAGAGGGTGGAGCAGCCCATCAGGATGTCTGGTCTGCCTCTGGACAGCGGGACAGTCGAATCCTCTCACTTCGACCTGCGGCCACTCGTTTACCCTGGGGTGCCGCAGGGCCACACCGAACCCACTCCGGGCGACTGGCCGAGTACCGGTCTggacaaagttcagagttcaaagtaa